In Piliocolobus tephrosceles isolate RC106 chromosome 10, ASM277652v3, whole genome shotgun sequence, a single window of DNA contains:
- the ARL1 gene encoding ADP-ribosylation factor-like protein 1, which translates to MGGFFSSIFSSLFGTREMRILILGLDGAGKTTILYRLQVGEVVTTIPTIGFNVETVTYKNLKFQVWDLGGQTSIRPYWRCYYSNTDAVIYVVDSCDRDRIGISKSELVAMLEEEELRKAILVVFANKQDMEQAMSSSEMANSLGLPALKDRKWQIFKTSATKGTGLDEAMEWLVETLKSRQ; encoded by the exons ATGG gtGGCTTTTTCTCAAGTATATTTTCCAGTCTGTTTGGAACTCGGGAAATGAGGATTTTAATTTTGGGATTAGATGGAGCGGGAAAAACCACAATTTTGTACAGATTACAAGTTGGAGAAGTTGTTACTACTATACCTA CCATTGGATTTAATGTAGAGACGGTGACATACAAAAACCTTAAATTCCAAGTCTGGGATTTAGGAGGACAGACAAGTATCAG GCCATACTGGAGATGTTACTATTCAAACACAGATGCAGTCATTTATGTAGTAGACAGTTGTGACCGAGACCGAATTGGCATTTCCAAATCGGAGTTAGTTGCCATGTTGGAG gaAGAAGAGCTGAGAAAAGCCATTTTAGTGGTGTTTGCAAATAAACAGGACATGGAACAGGCCATGTCTTCCTCAGAGATGGCAAATTCACTTGGGTTACCTGCCTTGAAGGACCGAAAATGGCAAATATTCAAAACATCAGCAACCAAAGGCACTGGCCTTGATGAGGCAATGGAATG GTTAgttgaaacattaaaaagcagACAGTAA